From Halapricum desulfuricans, a single genomic window includes:
- a CDS encoding ATP-binding protein, producing the protein MSNAARDVIEFVLTATVYTDNRDLEPDDLPPDVRGVFWSDGTIERPLTPTVDTAREATGIERPWDAISGLMFTDHDDFDGSLTFTDRGMAEEWFLDRVEATDLAANPVLAFEYEDEFEEVSHERARENNRPLRADRVWIDSMLKEYFDDEDEEEMLDLVDVRAPEEVEMRLDELVLTSDQEDEINKLVKAIEHRDYLAQIGLREIGKLLFVGPPGTGKTSVARALAHDLDLPFVEVKLSMITSQYLGETAKNVEKVFEVAKRLSPCILFMDEFDFVAKTRASDEHAAIKRAVNTLLKSIDEVSLIDDEVLLIGATNHPDQLDAAAWRRFDEIVNFPKPDRGMRADILRVVTREMEIVDFDPGQLAEMTEGLTGSDLRLVLREAVLDALTEERTTLTQQDLEDAIANFEERDNLKNLDMIEGDHDALVAGGTPGGDSHEHEH; encoded by the coding sequence ATGAGCAACGCGGCACGTGACGTCATCGAGTTTGTGCTGACGGCGACAGTCTACACGGACAATCGCGATCTGGAACCGGACGACCTGCCGCCGGACGTCCGGGGAGTGTTCTGGAGCGACGGCACGATCGAGCGTCCGCTCACGCCGACCGTCGATACCGCCCGCGAGGCGACCGGCATCGAGCGGCCCTGGGACGCCATCTCCGGGCTGATGTTCACCGACCACGACGACTTCGACGGGTCGCTGACGTTCACCGATCGGGGGATGGCCGAGGAGTGGTTCCTCGACCGGGTCGAAGCCACGGACCTCGCCGCGAATCCCGTTCTCGCCTTCGAGTACGAAGACGAGTTCGAGGAAGTCTCCCACGAGCGCGCCCGGGAGAACAACCGTCCCCTCAGGGCCGACCGGGTCTGGATCGACTCGATGCTCAAGGAGTACTTCGACGACGAGGACGAAGAGGAGATGCTCGATCTCGTCGACGTGCGTGCCCCCGAGGAGGTCGAGATGCGACTGGACGAGTTGGTGCTCACGTCCGATCAAGAGGACGAGATCAACAAGCTCGTCAAGGCGATCGAGCACCGCGACTACCTCGCACAGATCGGACTTCGCGAGATCGGGAAGCTCCTGTTCGTCGGGCCGCCGGGGACCGGCAAGACCAGCGTCGCCCGGGCGCTGGCGCACGATCTGGACCTCCCCTTCGTCGAGGTGAAGCTCTCGATGATCACCTCCCAGTACCTCGGGGAGACTGCCAAGAACGTCGAGAAGGTCTTCGAGGTCGCAAAGCGCCTCTCGCCGTGCATCCTCTTTATGGACGAATTCGACTTCGTCGCCAAGACCCGGGCTAGCGACGAGCACGCCGCGATCAAGCGTGCGGTGAACACCCTGCTCAAATCAATCGACGAGGTGAGCCTGATCGACGACGAGGTTTTGCTTATCGGTGCGACGAACCACCCCGACCAGCTCGACGCAGCGGCCTGGCGGCGCTTCGACGAGATCGTCAACTTCCCCAAGCCCGACCGGGGCATGCGCGCGGACATCCTCCGGGTCGTCACCCGCGAAATGGAGATCGTCGACTTCGATCCCGGCCAGCTCGCGGAGATGACCGAGGGGCTGACCGGCAGCGATCTGCGGCTCGTCCTCCGGGAAGCAGTACTCGATGCCCTGACCGAAGAGCGGACGACGCTTACCCAGCAGGATCTCGAAGATGCGATCGCGAACTTCGAGGAGCGTGACAACCTCAAGAACCTCGACATGATCGAGGGCGACCACGACGCGCTGGTTGCGGGTGGCACGCCCGGCGGTGACAGCCACGAGCACGAACACTGA
- a CDS encoding glycoside hydrolase family 13 protein: MCPADTETIGNGEPAWWKEAVVYEIYPQSFNDSDGDGIGDIPGVIEKADYLDELGIDVIWMTPPYDSPHADNGYDIRNYRSILDAFGDMDDFDRLLSELHDRDIRLILDMVLNHTSDEHEWFRKSRREEDGYEDYYHWVEGDPDQPPNNWTSGFGGPAWTYDDTREAWYLHLFHEKQPDLNWRNPEVRREMHDVVEFWLEKGIDGFRFDVFNVMSKPEGYPDGDPDGGWIGMEHFSDGPRIHEYVGGLYDDVLSAYDVMTVGEGMDITPRAAKRYCGPSGDGLNMVYHYDHTMLDYGDGGWWDIVDWEVSEIREALTKWVQQLEVTDAWNTVYLGTHDTPRIVSRFGNDDRYHYESATMLGTLLLTFPATPFCFQGDEIGMTNYPWSSREEMRDADATNRVELAFEEDSAEEFADVADVVRYRSRDNARTPIQWSGDAAGGFTDGEPWIPVNPASEEINVADQRDRTDSVLSYYQDLIELRHNEEALVYGVYDLLTDDHPRVWAFERSLGDERLLVALNWAGRTSRVDLSDAGEVTSILACNYDDPGTDLGALALRPYEARVFRLA, from the coding sequence ATGTGTCCCGCAGACACCGAGACGATCGGCAACGGCGAACCCGCCTGGTGGAAAGAAGCAGTCGTGTACGAGATCTACCCGCAGAGCTTCAACGACAGCGACGGCGACGGGATCGGTGACATCCCTGGGGTCATCGAGAAGGCCGACTATCTCGACGAGTTGGGAATTGACGTCATCTGGATGACGCCGCCGTACGACTCCCCACACGCGGACAACGGCTACGACATCCGGAACTATCGGTCGATTCTCGACGCGTTTGGCGACATGGACGACTTCGATCGACTCCTGTCGGAGTTGCACGACCGCGATATCCGGCTCATCCTGGACATGGTCTTGAACCACACCTCCGACGAACACGAGTGGTTCCGGAAGTCCCGCCGCGAGGAGGACGGCTACGAGGACTACTATCACTGGGTCGAGGGCGATCCCGACCAGCCCCCGAACAACTGGACCTCCGGGTTCGGCGGCCCGGCCTGGACGTACGATGACACGCGGGAAGCGTGGTATCTCCATCTCTTCCACGAGAAACAGCCCGACCTGAACTGGCGCAACCCCGAGGTACGCCGGGAGATGCACGACGTCGTCGAGTTCTGGCTCGAGAAGGGAATCGACGGGTTCCGCTTCGACGTATTCAACGTCATGTCCAAGCCAGAGGGGTATCCCGACGGTGACCCCGACGGCGGCTGGATCGGCATGGAACACTTCTCGGACGGGCCCCGCATTCACGAATACGTCGGCGGCCTCTACGACGACGTACTTTCGGCGTACGACGTGATGACCGTCGGGGAAGGGATGGACATCACGCCGCGGGCGGCCAAGCGGTACTGTGGCCCGTCCGGCGACGGGCTGAACATGGTCTATCACTACGACCATACAATGCTCGATTACGGCGACGGGGGCTGGTGGGACATCGTCGACTGGGAGGTCTCGGAGATCCGGGAGGCGCTGACGAAGTGGGTTCAGCAGTTGGAGGTGACCGACGCCTGGAACACGGTCTACCTGGGGACTCACGACACGCCGCGGATCGTCTCGCGGTTCGGCAACGACGACCGCTACCATTACGAGTCGGCGACGATGCTCGGAACCCTGCTGTTGACATTCCCGGCCACGCCGTTCTGCTTCCAGGGCGACGAGATCGGGATGACCAACTACCCCTGGTCCTCGCGCGAGGAAATGCGCGACGCCGACGCGACGAACCGCGTCGAACTGGCCTTCGAGGAGGATAGTGCCGAGGAGTTCGCCGACGTGGCCGACGTCGTCCGCTACCGCTCGCGGGACAACGCTCGCACGCCGATCCAGTGGTCCGGCGACGCGGCTGGCGGGTTCACCGACGGTGAACCGTGGATCCCGGTCAATCCAGCCAGCGAGGAGATCAACGTCGCCGACCAGCGCGACCGGACGGACTCGGTGCTTTCGTACTACCAGGATCTGATCGAGCTACGCCACAACGAGGAGGCGCTGGTCTACGGCGTCTACGACCTGTTGACCGACGATCACCCGCGCGTGTGGGCCTTCGAGCGATCGCTCGGCGACGAACGGCTGCTCGTCGCGCTCAACTGGGCCGGGCGCACGTCACGGGTCGATCTCTCCGATGCCGGAGAAGTCACGTCGATACTCGCCTGTAACTACGACGACCCCGGAACCGACCTCGGCGCGCTTGCGCTGCGCCCCTACGAGGCGCGTGTCTTCCGTCTCGCGTAG
- a CDS encoding radical SAM protein, which yields MTDPATLEVTIVDGYVDEPAHFGVPPYISTYPRYVAGALVDAGVPRDHVTYYTIDALREENARWRDVADADLTVYVGGMTVPGNYVGGTPAEPDEVRKIAWTADGTSIMGGPIRFGVGEENAGASETERDDLDFDFVAGADIEAAVFDLVENGLEGFEPRYRGVPEETRWARKGAFVVEQHPNHPEYLLAELETSRGCPYRCSFCTEPMYGDPDFRPPESVVDEVDALSEHGVRHFRLGRQADILAYGGDGEKPNPDALRSLYRGIREVAPDLETLHLDNMNPITVVKWPEKAREGIRIIAEHNTPGDTAAFGLESADPQVQSDNNLNVTAEECLEAVRIVNEEAGWRPGEDPAHAPTFGDEAAPRLPKLLPGINLVHGLKGERRETFEHNKRFLQRVYDEGLLLRRVNIRQVMAFEGTEMADTGAEIAADHKQLFKQYKREVREEIDNPMLQRLAPPGTILEDVHLEYHQDGKTFGRQLGTYPLLVAVPGERELGATIDVAVTDHGYRSVTGVPYPLDVNSASMDELQALPELGRQRAGNIVVDRPYDSVEEIAAADLSKFAVAERAE from the coding sequence ATGACCGATCCCGCTACGCTTGAGGTGACCATCGTCGACGGCTACGTCGACGAGCCCGCACACTTCGGCGTCCCCCCATACATCTCTACCTATCCGCGGTACGTCGCCGGCGCGCTGGTCGACGCTGGCGTTCCGCGCGATCACGTCACCTACTACACGATCGACGCGCTCCGCGAGGAGAACGCGCGCTGGCGAGATGTCGCTGACGCCGATCTGACCGTCTACGTCGGTGGGATGACAGTCCCCGGCAACTACGTCGGGGGGACGCCCGCCGAACCAGACGAGGTTCGAAAGATCGCCTGGACGGCCGATGGCACGTCGATCATGGGCGGCCCGATCCGGTTTGGCGTCGGCGAGGAGAACGCCGGCGCGAGCGAGACTGAACGAGACGATCTGGACTTCGATTTCGTGGCTGGCGCGGACATCGAAGCCGCGGTCTTCGACCTCGTCGAGAACGGACTGGAGGGGTTCGAACCGCGCTATCGTGGCGTCCCCGAGGAGACGCGATGGGCGCGCAAGGGCGCGTTCGTGGTCGAGCAGCACCCCAACCACCCGGAGTACCTGCTCGCCGAACTGGAGACCTCGCGGGGCTGTCCCTACCGGTGTTCGTTCTGCACGGAGCCGATGTACGGCGATCCCGACTTTCGGCCGCCCGAGAGCGTCGTCGACGAGGTCGACGCCCTCTCCGAGCACGGCGTCAGGCACTTCCGGCTCGGCCGCCAGGCCGACATCCTGGCCTACGGCGGCGACGGCGAGAAACCCAATCCCGACGCGCTCCGGTCGCTCTATCGGGGCATCCGTGAAGTCGCCCCGGACCTGGAGACGCTCCACCTGGACAACATGAATCCGATCACTGTTGTCAAGTGGCCCGAAAAAGCTCGCGAGGGGATCCGGATCATCGCCGAGCACAACACGCCGGGCGACACGGCCGCGTTCGGGCTCGAATCCGCGGATCCGCAGGTCCAGAGCGACAACAACCTCAACGTCACCGCCGAGGAGTGTCTGGAAGCCGTGCGGATCGTTAACGAGGAGGCCGGCTGGCGACCGGGCGAGGATCCCGCCCACGCACCCACTTTCGGCGACGAGGCCGCCCCGCGCCTGCCGAAGCTGTTGCCGGGGATCAACCTCGTCCACGGGCTCAAAGGTGAGCGCAGGGAGACCTTCGAGCACAACAAGCGATTCCTCCAGCGCGTCTACGACGAGGGACTGTTGCTCCGACGGGTCAACATCCGGCAGGTCATGGCCTTCGAAGGGACCGAGATGGCCGACACCGGCGCCGAGATCGCCGCCGATCACAAGCAGCTGTTCAAACAGTACAAGCGGGAGGTCCGCGAGGAGATCGACAACCCGATGTTACAGCGTCTCGCGCCACCGGGGACGATCCTCGAGGATGTCCACCTCGAATACCACCAGGACGGCAAGACCTTCGGCCGCCAACTGGGGACCTACCCGCTGCTGGTCGCGGTGCCCGGCGAGCGCGAGCTCGGCGCGACGATCGACGTCGCAGTGACCGACCACGGCTATCGCTCGGTGACCGGCGTGCCGTACCCGCTGGACGTGAACTCGGCGTCGATGGACGAACTGCAGGCGCTGCCGGAGCTGGGTCGCCAGCGCGCCGGCAACATCGTGGTCGATCGCCCCTACGACAGTGTCGAGGAGATCGCGGCCGCCGACCTCTCGAAGTTCGCGGTCGCCGAGCGCGCCGAGTGA
- a CDS encoding thioredoxin family protein, protein MTVTLMDFQADWCGPCKTQEPIIKDLEEDYPDVEFERIDVDERQDIANEYQVRSLPTLIVENDDGVVDRFIGVTQADDLEDALQEAGA, encoded by the coding sequence ATGACGGTGACGCTCATGGATTTCCAGGCTGACTGGTGTGGGCCCTGCAAGACGCAAGAACCGATTATCAAGGACCTCGAAGAGGACTATCCCGACGTCGAGTTCGAACGGATCGACGTCGACGAGCGACAGGACATCGCCAACGAGTATCAGGTACGCTCGCTCCCGACGCTCATCGTCGAGAACGACGACGGCGTCGTCGACCGCTTCATCGGCGTCACGCAGGCTGACGATCTCGAGGACGCGCTGCAAGAAGCCGGCGCTTGA
- the gfcR gene encoding transcriptional regulator GfcR has translation MKSTDELIDSAGELTERGLSKGEIADELNVSRETASWLVDQSGEGTDELAGSASPSDVHVDWSAIGRDSNRLTHVGIAMADLLGDKSDAVDLTVGVGKSGGPLATVISRELDTDLSVYLPSKYQWNDEGGGGSGSFSRNFASIRDRQCYVVDDNIDTGQTMTETIEHVRNRGGDVEAAVVLTDKHGEDELLGVPVYSLIEIVQMRD, from the coding sequence ATGAAGTCCACCGACGAACTCATCGACAGTGCGGGTGAGCTGACGGAACGCGGTCTCTCGAAGGGCGAGATCGCCGACGAACTGAACGTCTCCAGGGAGACAGCGAGCTGGCTCGTCGATCAGAGCGGCGAAGGGACCGACGAACTGGCCGGATCGGCCAGTCCGTCGGATGTCCACGTCGACTGGAGCGCGATCGGTCGCGACAGCAACCGCCTGACTCACGTCGGGATCGCGATGGCGGACCTGCTGGGTGACAAAAGTGATGCCGTCGACCTGACGGTTGGGGTCGGCAAGTCCGGCGGTCCGCTGGCGACGGTCATCAGCCGGGAACTGGATACCGATCTCAGCGTGTACCTGCCGAGCAAATACCAGTGGAACGACGAGGGTGGGGGCGGTTCGGGTTCGTTTTCGCGGAACTTCGCGTCGATCCGTGACCGGCAATGTTACGTCGTCGACGACAACATCGACACCGGTCAGACGATGACCGAGACGATCGAGCACGTTCGCAACCGTGGCGGTGACGTTGAGGCAGCAGTCGTACTCACTGACAAACACGGCGAAGACGAACTCCTCGGCGTCCCGGTGTACTCGCTGATCGAGATCGTCCAGATGCGGGATTGA
- a CDS encoding DUF420 domain-containing protein, whose protein sequence is MQRTFRRHVPLITTLLTVVSLVVVIAAVRQLVPEAVLPPLPDGVLHAIPHANAAISALAIGTIVYGWRSIRDGRIERHRRAMGASFLLFLAFLGLYLLRVAIEGPTTFDGPEALKLWVYYPVLGIHILLAIVCLPLVYYVLLLAATHEPSELGETAHPRVGRVAAGLWLISFALGIVVYLLLYVLPI, encoded by the coding sequence ATGCAACGGACGTTCCGTCGGCACGTTCCACTGATCACCACTCTGTTGACGGTCGTGTCGCTTGTAGTCGTCATCGCGGCGGTCAGGCAGCTCGTTCCCGAGGCGGTGCTCCCGCCGCTACCGGACGGTGTTCTCCACGCGATCCCCCACGCGAACGCGGCGATCAGCGCGCTGGCGATCGGGACGATCGTGTATGGCTGGCGGTCGATTCGAGACGGGCGGATCGAGCGCCACCGCCGGGCGATGGGCGCGAGTTTCCTCCTGTTTCTTGCCTTTCTCGGTCTGTATCTCCTCCGAGTGGCGATCGAGGGGCCGACCACGTTCGACGGCCCGGAGGCGCTGAAGCTGTGGGTCTACTATCCGGTGCTCGGCATCCACATACTGCTGGCGATCGTCTGTCTGCCGCTGGTGTACTACGTGCTGTTGCTCGCGGCGACGCACGAGCCGTCCGAACTCGGCGAGACGGCCCACCCACGGGTCGGCCGCGTCGCCGCGGGTCTGTGGCTGATCTCGTTCGCGCTGGGTATCGTCGTCTATCTGCTGCTGTACGTCCTCCCGATCTAG
- a CDS encoding thiolase domain-containing protein: protein MASAHIAGVGMTEFGEFPERTGRDLFGEAGDTAIEDAGIDREAIDALYVGNFMGELSENQGHMGPLMAKAVGIDAPATRVESACASGGMAVRQAVKDVRNGEADVVLVGGVERMHNMGTAGATGGLSVAADDLWEIRQGITFPGAYALMAQRYFAVHGGDREDLAHVAVKNHANAANNPLAQYQTEISIEKVLDAPPVATPMGLFDSSPITDGAAATVLVSEAYAEEHGLETPVAITGSGQGTDNLSLAERDSMVQTPATEDAGQEAYEDAGISKDDVDFLEVHDCFTIAEVLAIEGLGFYEEGEGVTAARAGETTADGELPVNLSGGLKAKGHPVGATGVAQITEMTKLFRGDHVNSDAVEDAAVGLTHNAGGTVASAVVHVLEVAE, encoded by the coding sequence ATGGCATCCGCACACATCGCTGGGGTCGGCATGACCGAGTTCGGGGAGTTCCCCGAGCGGACCGGTCGCGACCTCTTCGGCGAAGCTGGGGACACCGCTATCGAAGACGCCGGGATCGACCGCGAGGCGATCGACGCGCTGTACGTCGGGAACTTCATGGGCGAGCTCTCGGAGAACCAGGGTCATATGGGGCCGCTGATGGCCAAGGCTGTCGGAATCGACGCGCCCGCCACACGGGTCGAGAGCGCGTGTGCGTCAGGCGGGATGGCCGTCCGGCAGGCGGTCAAGGACGTCCGCAACGGCGAGGCGGACGTCGTACTGGTCGGCGGCGTCGAGCGCATGCACAACATGGGTACTGCCGGCGCGACGGGCGGCCTGTCGGTCGCGGCGGACGACCTCTGGGAGATCCGTCAGGGGATCACGTTCCCGGGTGCGTACGCGCTGATGGCACAGCGGTACTTCGCGGTCCACGGCGGCGACCGCGAGGACCTGGCCCACGTCGCCGTCAAGAACCACGCGAACGCCGCGAACAACCCGCTCGCACAGTACCAGACCGAGATCTCCATCGAGAAGGTGCTTGACGCCCCACCAGTCGCGACACCGATGGGGCTGTTCGACTCCTCGCCGATCACCGACGGCGCGGCCGCGACGGTGCTGGTCAGCGAGGCGTACGCCGAGGAACACGGTCTGGAGACGCCGGTCGCGATCACCGGGAGTGGCCAGGGGACCGACAACCTCTCGCTGGCCGAGCGAGATTCGATGGTCCAGACGCCCGCAACCGAGGACGCGGGTCAGGAAGCCTACGAGGATGCCGGCATCTCCAAAGATGACGTCGACTTCCTCGAGGTCCACGACTGTTTCACGATCGCCGAGGTGCTCGCGATCGAAGGGCTGGGCTTCTACGAGGAAGGCGAGGGCGTCACCGCCGCTCGGGCGGGCGAGACGACCGCCGACGGAGAGCTGCCGGTCAATCTCTCCGGCGGGCTGAAGGCCAAGGGCCATCCGGTCGGTGCGACCGGCGTCGCCCAGATCACGGAGATGACCAAGCTGTTCCGTGGTGACCACGTCAACAGCGACGCGGTCGAGGACGCCGCGGTCGGGCTGACCCACAACGCCGGTGGGACGGTCGCCTCTGCAGTCGTCCACGTCCTGGAGGTGGCAGAATGA
- a CDS encoding DEAD/DEAH box helicase, with product MSQQVAQVDTLFLHEQGENVRVAVQREGSRVLDAILELKETSAGPRPARLRVKKGSSEEPRSPDQFVELARQATRIRISEQTSERGRDRLREMLQAYQLDARVVRTCRYCASAGQYSPITSETAILADDEYICPDCAIEELERELAYHGDVTGSARDRLEELLLDVQDLDRITNLLAGDLDPELTKFDEISATLDEVDPVPTDSLSLHPGIQNKLEDRFDTLLPVQSLAVENGVTQGQDQLVVSATATGKTLVGEMAGIDRVLNGKGKMLFLVPLVALANQKYNDFQEEYGDIVDVTLRVGSSRIGGDDNRFDPSADVIVGTYEGVDHALRTGKDLGTIGTVVIDEVHTLGEGERGHRLDGLISRLKYYCEVDRTVAQRYDGRPGAHDAGDTQWIYLSATVGNTSELAEKLSAQLIEFEERPVPIERHVTFADGYEKLDLEDKLVKRAFDTKSSKGYRGQTIIFTNSRRRCHEISRKLQYSSAPYHAGLDNKRRKRVEQQFADQDLAAVVTTAALAAGVDFPASQVIFDSLAMGIEWLTVQEFHQMLGRAGRPDYHDKGTVYLLVEPDGAYHNSQEMTEDEVAFKLLKGEMESVMTRYDENAAVEETLANLVVAGSEAKRLNARMLGEIPTKHAIGKLLEYEFIDGLELTDLGRAVCRHFLSPTEAFLILDQIRKGADPYETIAELELHEEEL from the coding sequence GTGTCACAGCAGGTCGCCCAGGTGGATACGCTGTTCCTTCACGAGCAGGGTGAGAACGTTCGCGTCGCCGTCCAGCGCGAGGGCAGCCGCGTGCTCGACGCGATTCTCGAACTCAAAGAGACCAGTGCCGGTCCGCGTCCGGCACGGTTGCGAGTCAAAAAGGGGTCGAGCGAGGAACCACGCAGCCCCGACCAGTTCGTCGAACTCGCCCGCCAGGCGACCCGCATTCGCATCTCCGAGCAGACCTCCGAGCGCGGTCGGGACCGACTCAGGGAGATGCTCCAGGCCTACCAGCTCGATGCGAGGGTCGTCCGGACCTGCCGGTACTGTGCCTCCGCAGGCCAGTACTCGCCGATCACGAGTGAGACGGCAATCCTGGCCGACGACGAGTACATCTGCCCGGACTGCGCGATCGAGGAGTTAGAGCGCGAGCTGGCTTATCACGGCGACGTGACCGGCAGCGCTCGCGACCGACTCGAAGAACTGCTGCTGGACGTGCAGGACCTCGACCGGATCACGAACCTGCTGGCGGGTGATCTCGACCCCGAGCTCACGAAGTTCGACGAGATCTCCGCGACCCTTGATGAGGTCGATCCCGTCCCGACCGACTCGCTTTCTCTCCACCCGGGGATCCAGAACAAGCTCGAAGACCGATTCGATACCTTGCTGCCGGTCCAGAGTCTCGCCGTCGAGAACGGCGTGACGCAGGGCCAGGATCAACTCGTCGTCTCGGCCACCGCGACCGGGAAGACGCTGGTCGGCGAGATGGCCGGCATCGACCGCGTCCTCAACGGCAAGGGCAAGATGCTGTTTCTCGTCCCGCTGGTGGCGCTGGCCAACCAGAAGTACAACGACTTCCAGGAGGAGTACGGCGACATCGTCGACGTGACGCTGCGGGTCGGGTCGAGCCGGATCGGCGGCGACGACAACCGGTTCGATCCGAGCGCGGACGTGATCGTCGGCACCTACGAGGGGGTCGACCACGCACTGCGGACCGGCAAGGACCTCGGGACGATCGGGACGGTCGTCATCGACGAGGTCCACACCCTCGGGGAAGGCGAGCGCGGCCACCGGCTGGACGGGTTAATCTCACGACTGAAGTACTACTGCGAGGTCGACCGGACCGTCGCCCAGCGATACGACGGCCGTCCGGGCGCCCACGACGCCGGCGACACCCAATGGATCTATCTGTCGGCAACGGTCGGAAACACCTCCGAACTGGCCGAGAAGCTGAGCGCCCAGCTCATCGAGTTCGAGGAACGACCGGTCCCGATCGAGCGCCACGTGACCTTCGCCGACGGCTACGAGAAGCTCGATCTGGAGGACAAGCTCGTCAAGCGCGCGTTCGACACCAAGTCCTCGAAGGGCTACCGCGGGCAGACGATCATCTTCACTAACTCCCGGCGGCGGTGTCACGAAATTTCCCGGAAATTGCAGTACTCTTCGGCGCCGTATCACGCCGGGCTGGACAACAAGCGACGCAAGCGCGTCGAACAGCAGTTCGCCGACCAGGACCTCGCGGCGGTCGTGACTACCGCCGCGCTCGCAGCCGGGGTCGATTTCCCAGCCTCACAGGTCATCTTCGATTCGCTGGCGATGGGCATCGAGTGGCTGACCGTCCAGGAGTTCCACCAGATGCTCGGCCGCGCTGGCCGACCGGATTACCACGACAAGGGGACGGTCTACCTGCTCGTCGAGCCCGACGGGGCGTATCACAACAGTCAGGAGATGACCGAAGACGAGGTGGCATTCAAGCTCCTGAAAGGCGAGATGGAGTCGGTGATGACCCGCTACGACGAGAACGCGGCCGTCGAGGAGACCCTCGCGAACCTCGTCGTGGCGGGATCGGAGGCGAAGCGACTCAACGCCCGGATGCTCGGCGAGATCCCGACCAAACACGCGATCGGGAAGCTCCTCGAGTACGAGTTTATCGACGGCCTCGAACTGACCGATCTCGGCCGGGCGGTCTGTCGACACTTCCTGTCGCCGACGGAGGCGTTCCTGATTCTGGATCAGATCCGCAAGGGGGCCGACCCGTACGAAACCATCGCGGAACTGGAACTGCACGAAGAAGAGCTGTGA
- a CDS encoding Zn-ribbon domain-containing OB-fold protein produces MSDDEIHNDGYDQALDAIENGEPYALECPDGHQSMPPRRVCPECGSGDLEEVEIPTTGELLTYNVTHVPTPDFADDVPYVLGIAEFDDVRLTGRVQADADEVDVGTSVEVGLGESETTERPLVVFELA; encoded by the coding sequence ATGAGCGACGACGAAATTCACAACGACGGCTACGATCAGGCGCTCGATGCGATCGAAAACGGCGAGCCGTACGCACTGGAGTGTCCGGACGGCCACCAGTCGATGCCGCCGCGCCGGGTCTGTCCCGAGTGTGGCTCCGGGGACCTTGAGGAAGTCGAGATCCCGACCACGGGCGAATTGCTGACCTACAACGTTACTCACGTCCCGACGCCGGACTTCGCGGACGACGTGCCGTACGTCCTCGGAATCGCCGAGTTCGACGACGTTCGGCTGACCGGCCGCGTGCAGGCCGACGCCGACGAGGTGGACGTCGGCACGTCGGTCGAGGTCGGTCTGGGCGAATCCGAGACGACCGAGCGGCCGCTGGTCGTCTTCGAGTTGGCGTAG